One window from the genome of Yamadazyma tenuis chromosome 7, complete sequence encodes:
- the HEM15 gene encoding ferrochelatase hem15 (EggNog:ENOG503NUJ0; BUSCO:EOG09262BHE; COG:H), with the protein MLKRLVPTTTRFVRWNSTAIKPKTGVVFMNMGGPSTVKETHQFLFRLFSDADLIPLGPFQNIAAKFIARRRTPTIEKHYEEIGGGSPIRYWSEYQSKRVCEILDKTSPETAPHKPYVAFRYADPLTEETLVKMKKDGITRAVAFSQYPQYSCSTTGSSMNVLYNATLELDPERSIEWSFIDRWPKLDGFLEAFKEHIEQKINEFPEENRKNVVVIFSAHSLPMQIVNRGDSYPAEVAATVYAIMEKLKFKYPYRLVWQSKVGPKPWLGAQTAKIVGKLERDEAIDGIVLVPVAFTSDHIETLHELDIELMDDLVYPEKVKRAESMNGNETFITGLAQLVKDHLASGEYHSRQLELDTILGREFSANSLHHPQEIFGPAKNEK; encoded by the coding sequence ATGTTGAAGAGATTAGTACCTACAACCACCCGTTTCGTGCGGTGGAACTCGACCGCCATCAAACCCAAGACGGGGGTGGTCTTCATGAATATGGGGGGACCTTCCACCGTGAAGGAGACCCATCAGTTTTTGTTCAGACTTTTCTCTGATGCAGATTTGATTCCGTTAGGTCCTTTCCAAAATATTGCTGCTAAATTCATTGCAAGACGGAGAACACCAACCATCGAGAAGCACTATGAGGAAATCGGTGGTGGATCACCTATTCGTTACTGGTCTGAGTACCAATCAAAAAGAGTATGTGAAATTTTGGATAAAACCAGCCCAGAGACTGCTCCGCACAAACCTTATGTTGCATTTAGGTATGCTGACCCTTTAACTGAAGAAACTTTGGTcaaaatgaagaaggatGGTATAACTCGAGCAGTGGCATTCTCCCAGTATCCCCAATACTCctgttcaacaactggttCATCTATGAATGTGTTGTACAATGCAACTTTAGAGTTGGATCCCGAACGGTCAATTGAATGGTCATTTATTGATAGATGGCCAAAGTTGGACGGATTCCTTGAAGCATTTAAAGAAcatattgaacaaaagaTCAACGAGTTTCCAGAAGAGAATAGAAAGAACGTCGTCGTTATCTTCTCGGCTCATTCCCTCCCAATGCAAATTGTAAACAGGGGTGATTCTTATCCTGCCGAAGTAGCTGCCACTGTTTATGCGATTAtggagaaattgaagttcaagtatcCTTACAGATTGGTATGGCAGTCCAAGGTTGGGCCCAAACCATGGCTTGGTGCCCAAACTGCCAAAATTGTTGGGAAATTAGAAAGAGACGAAGCTATTGACGGAATCGTTCTTGTTCCTGTTGCGTTTACTTCGGACCATATTGAGACCTTACATGAACTTGATATTGAGTTAATGGATGACTTAGTTTATCCTGAAAAGGTGAAGAGAGCTGAATCCATGAATGGTAATGAAACTTTCATCACAGGGCTTGCTCAATTAGTCAAAGATCATTTGGCCTCGGGTGAGTATCACTCCAGACAGTTGGAACTCGACACCATTTTGGGAAGAGAGTTTTCAGCCAACTCCTTGCACCATCCACAAGAGATCTTTGGCCCCGCCAAAAACGAAAAGTAG
- the ale1 gene encoding Lysophospholipid acyltransferase (EggNog:ENOG503NUVY; BUSCO:EOG0926251E; COG:S) encodes MKNIYIVSVSSFYVFFILELYSGLASLMGASLGTYFITRYLRTDSMPWVNFVFLMLYLSYHHIREQFFSVYDPHVVDITGALMVMVMKLSSFGWSVHDGRNSKDLLTSYTKSRIIKKHPNLLPYLGYAFFYASLLTGPAFDYADYDRFIHNTLFEDVPESRRPGKRKRRIPRSGRAALKKTLQGFFWAFLFTQAPKFVTLEYVFQPEFVQQHGFIYRIFYLWVLYVSYRLKYYTIWLIAEGACILCGIGYNGYDSQTDSFKWDRVQNIDPWAFETGQNVHTCLEAWNMNTNKWLKHFIYMRLAKKGKKPGFKSTLATFATSAFWHGTRPGYYMTFIMGAFLQTVGKIFRRNFRPIFVDKDGNKSKAKPLYDVTCYFVTQLAFSFVTQPFAILEFSKSWHCWSTVNYYVIIGTALTFLVFRGPWSHQVTKFLSKYHMSAPKPIHRDSQFNKTESEKVARALNSYISRDRDLVDSPTLGVPSLDYLESFEGKDIDEELKELVETWYKFKETKGDLGLKVAYNNFVAEIQRIVSDTRAQASEVIDSKKQQ; translated from the coding sequence ATGAAAAACATTTATATTGTTCTGGTATCATCATTTTATGTGTTTTTCATCTTGGAGTTATATCTGGGGTTAGCTTCGTTGATGGGGGCTTCTCTAGGTACTTACTTCATCACCAGATATCTCCGGACAGACTCAATGCCTTGGGTTAACTTTGTGTTTTTAATGTTGTACTTAAGTTACCATCACATTCGGGAGCAGTTCTTCCTGGTTTATGATCCCcatgttgttgatatcacTGGAGCTCTCATGGTGATGGTAATGAAATTGTCATCTTTTGGTTGGAGCGTTCACGATGGAAGAAATTCAAAAGACTTACTTACCTCCTACACTAAGTCAAGAATTATCAAGAAACACCCTAATTTATTACCATATTTGGGGTATGCGTTCTTTTATGCGTCCTTGTTGACAGGACCTGCCTTTGACTACGCTGACTATGACAGGTTCATTCATAATACATTGTTTGAAGACGTACCTGAATCAAGAAGACCGGGtaagagaaagagaagaatcCCACGAAGTGGAAGAGCAGCCTTGAAAAAAACTCTTCAGGGATTCTTTTGGGCATTTTTGTTCACACAGGCCCCCAAGTTCGTTACGCTTGAATACGTGTTTCAGCCCGAGTTTGTACAGCAACATGGATTTATCTACAGAATATTTTACCTTTGGGTGTTGTACGTTTCTTACAGATTGAAGTACTATACAATCTGGCTCATCGCCGAAGGGGCGTGTATTCTTTGTGGGATTGGTTACAATGGATATGATAGTCAAACAGATAGCTTTAAATGGGATAGAGTGCAAAACATTGATCCTTGGGCTTTTGAAACTGGTCAAAACGTCCACACTTGCTTGGAGGCCTGGAACAtgaacacaaacaaatGGTTGAAGCACTTTATTTACATGAGGCTCGCCAAGAAGGGCAAGAAACCCGGATTTAAGAGTACTTTGGCTacttttgcaaccagtGCGTTTTGGCATGGAACCAGACCCGGTTACTATATGACTTTTATTATGGGAGCGTTCCTTCAAACAGTGGGAAAGATATTCCGCCGGAACTTCAGACCGATTTTTGTTGATAAGGATGGCAACAAATCCAAAGCTAAACCTTTGTACGATGTCACATGTTACTTTGTCACTCAGCTTGCCTTTTCATTTGTTACTCAACCATTTGCTATACTCGAGTTCTCCAAGTCGTGGCACTGTTGGTCAACTGTTAATTATTATGTGATCATTGGAACTGCCTTAACATTCTTGGTATTTAGAGGTCCTTGGAGTCATCAAGTGACTAAATTCCTTTCCAAGTACCATATGAGTGCACCAAAGCCTATTCACAGAGACTCTCAATTCAACAAAACAGAATCCGAAAAGGTTGCCAGAGCATTGAATTCCTACATTTCAAGGGACAGAGACCTTGTGGATTCACCTACCTTGGGTGTTCCTTCGTTGGACTATCTCGAGagttttgaaggaaaagatATCGATGAggaattgaaagaattggtAGAGACATGGTATAAATTCAAAGAGACCAAGGGTGATTTGGGATTGAAAGTCGCCTATAACAACTTTGTGGCCGAGATCCAAAGAATTGTGTCAGATACAAGAGCACAAGCATCAGAAGTTATTGACTCAAAAAAACAGCAATAA